The proteins below come from a single Selenomonadales bacterium genomic window:
- a CDS encoding Fic family protein — protein MDKYRQAVLLWQSYRIDSPAALDKYLASFRVLFAFHSGRIENKEVTYHDTREIFENGRILNFTGNPRTVLEQQNQKLCYEALKQRIVSKESMSIALIKDMHAMLTGGTYDEHAFITNEERPGEFKKHDYVTGVLEVGSPAEHVEQEMADLIREVNEYKGDETLKAAAYLHARFEYIHPFADGNGRVGRTLMNYYLMINDHPPLIVYDEDKYLYYECLQKYDETENLDSLHEFLKYQTEKTWDKALALAGGAMPEHKRLADYF, from the coding sequence TTGGACAAGTACAGGCAGGCTGTCCTACTCTGGCAGTCTTATCGTATTGACTCGCCTGCGGCATTAGATAAGTACCTTGCCAGCTTCCGCGTTTTGTTTGCTTTCCACTCGGGGAGAATCGAGAACAAGGAAGTCACCTATCATGATACGAGAGAAATATTCGAGAATGGAAGAATACTCAACTTTACCGGGAACCCCCGTACGGTGCTTGAGCAGCAAAATCAGAAGCTGTGCTATGAAGCGTTAAAGCAGCGAATCGTGTCTAAGGAGTCCATGAGCATAGCACTAATCAAGGACATGCACGCGATGCTCACCGGCGGTACCTACGACGAGCATGCGTTTATCACAAACGAAGAGAGACCGGGGGAGTTTAAGAAACACGATTACGTGACCGGCGTCTTAGAGGTAGGTTCCCCGGCTGAGCATGTCGAGCAGGAAATGGCAGACCTCATCCGGGAGGTCAACGAGTACAAAGGCGATGAGACATTGAAAGCCGCGGCTTACCTGCATGCTAGGTTTGAGTACATCCATCCGTTTGCCGACGGAAACGGGCGAGTCGGCAGGACGCTGATGAACTACTACCTCATGATAAACGACCACCCGCCCCTCATCGTCTATGATGAGGACAAGTACCTGTATTATGAGTGCCTGCAAAAATACGACGAGACCGAGAATCTAGACTCGCTGCATGAGTTTCTTAAGTATCAGACGGAAAAGACCTGGGATAAAGCGCTGGCTCTAGCCGGCGGTGCGATGCCGGAGCACAAGCGCTTGGCGGACTATTTTTAG